The genome window CGTCCAGCACGGTGCTATCGGCGTCCAGAAATGGGCCGTAGTGGGCGTATCGGGGTTTCAACTCGCGGCCGCTGATGGCCTGGGCTGCCACGCTGGCGAGAGGCCCGGAAATTCGAACGATACCGACACCGCCACGACCTTGGGCGGTCGCGACAGCAGCGATGGTTTCACGAGGAGCGCTCATCAGCAGGTTCCAGAACAAAAGTGACGGAAAGCAAAACGCCCCACTAGGGGGCGTCTTGAGTGGTTATCCACAGAGTAAATTATGCTGCAGCTTTTTTGGTAGCCGCTTCAATTTTACGTGTGATGTACCACTGTTGAGAGATCGACAGGCAGTTGTTGACCACCCAGTACAGCACCAGACCTGCAGGGAACCACAGGAAGAAGAAGGTGAAGATGATTGGCATCATTTTCATTACCTTGGCTTGCATCGGGTCCGGCGGAGTCGGGTTCAAGCGCTGCTGGATAAACATGGTCGCGCCCATGATGATCGGCAGGATAAAGAACGGGTCTTTGATCGACAGGTCAGTTATCCACAGCATGAACGGAGCCTGGCGCATTTCGACGCTTTCCAGGAGTACCCAGTAAAGCGACAGGAACACCGGCATCTGTACCAGAATCGGCAAGCATCCACCCAGCGGGTTGATCTTCTCTTTCTTGTACAGCTCCATCATGGCCTGCGACATTTTCTGCCGGTCATCACCATGTTGCTCTTTCAGCGCGGCCAGTTTCGGAGCCACGGCCCGCATACGTGCCATCGACTTGTAGCTGGCTGCCGACAGAGGGAAGAAGATCCCTTTGATCAGCATGGTCAGTAAGATGATCGAGAAGCCCCAGTTACCAACGATGCTGTGGATATGTTGCAGCAACCAGAAGATCGGCTGGGCAATGAACCACAGAATGCCGTAGTCCACAGTCAGTTCCAGACCTGGGGACAACTCTTTCAGTACCGCTTGGCTTTTCGGGCCGGCATACAGCGTGGCGCTGGTTTCAGCCTTGGCACCTGGAGCGACGGTCAACGCCGGGCCAGTAAAACCAATGATGTAGTTGCCTTGGCTGTCTTTGCGGGTTTGAACCAGGTTGGCTTCACCCTTGTTCGGGATCCATGCGGTCACGAAGTAGTGCTGCAACCAGGCGACCCATCCACCTTGGACTGTTTCTTTCAGCGCGCCCTTGTCGATGTCTTTCATCGACACTTTTTTGTACGGCTCGCTACTTGTCCACAGGGCGGCGCCCAGGTAAGTCGCGGTGCCGGTGGCAGTGCTGGAAGAAGGATCGGCGCTGTTGTCACGCTTAAGCTGGGCAAACAGGTTGCCCGTCCACGGTTTGGCGCTTTCGTTGTCGATCAGGTAAGTGACCTTCAAGTCGTACAAACCACGGGTGAAGCTGAAACGCTTGATGTAATTGACGCCGTCGTGACTGAATTTCAGGTCAACGTTCAACTGGTTCTGGCCATCAGCCAGTTGATAAGTCTTTTGTTCGGTCGAATAAACCGGACGACCGGTAGCACGAGCATCCGGACCGTCAGTGCCGGTCAGGCCACTTTGGGCCAGATAAACACGTTCGCCGCCATTATCGAACAGCTGGAACGGAACATCCGGATGGTCTTGGCGACGTGGATACAGCGGCAGTTTCAACTGCGCGATATCACCACCTTGAGGGTCGATAGCCAGGTCGAGCACATCCGTTTTTACGTGGATGAGGTCTTTGTTAGTGACAACCGGCGTTTCTACAGGGGTGCTGGTATCGGCATTCGCGCTGGGTACATCGGCACTGGCGGACGCATTGTTACCCAACGGGGTGTCCGGAATAGCCGGAGCAGCCTGATTGGTAGCAACATTCTGAGTCGGCAGGGCAGCCTGGCCATAGTCCTGGTTCCACTTAAGAACCATGACATAGGACACGATTGCCAGGGCGACGATCAGGATCGTGCGTTTAATATCCATGATTACTCGGCCATCGAAGAAGAACGGGAGGTAGGGATAGGTGGAACCGGGTCAAAACCACCGGGATTCCACGGATGACAGCGGCCTAAACGACGAAAGGCCAGCCAGCCACCGCGCAGAAGACCATGATTTTCTATGGCCTCTAACGCGTAGCAGGAACAACTGGGGTAGAAACGACAGTGGTCGGCCATCAGAGGACTAATGGCATAACGGTAAAACTGGATCGGAACGAGGGCCAGTTTACGCATTGGTGCTGTCTACCCCTACAGTTTCGGTGCTGACTGCTGGTGCTGGCTTGTTGGTACGCGCCAAACGTTTCCAGAGCTTGCCGAAATGCTGAATCAATTCGGGGTTTTCTACATCCCCCAAGCCTTTGCGCGCGACGATAACAATATCCCAACCAACCAGAGTGTCCTGGTGGAGGCGAAACGATTCGCGCATCAGACGCTTGAGGCGATTGCGCTCAACGGAGAGCTTTACGCTCTTCTTGCCGATCACCAACCCGAGACGGGGGTGATCCAGATCGTTGTTACGCGCAAGGAGCAGGAGATTTTTCCCCGGAACCTTGCCGGTGGGGGAGTCAAAGACTGCCTTGAAGTGCCGGGGGGTTAGCAGACGCTTTTCCCGACTGAAGTCCTGACTCACCACCAGTACCGGATTATCAAACTGCCAGACGCGCACGACCTTTGGCGCGGCGACGCGACAGGACAGCACGGCCGTTCTTGGTAGCCATGCGAGCACGGAAGCCGTGAGTACGGGCGCGTTTGATGGTGCTTGGTTGGAAAGTACGTTTCATGGCGTTGTTACCTGGTTCGTCCACAACGGGCCGGAATGGCCCCCGTTTTAAGAGACCGGCGATTCTAGAGAAAGCAAGCCTCTAGGTCAATTTCCAACCAGCTTTTCCTTTAATTAGATTCTTCTGGCCTATCAGCGCGTTTCTGTTCGCTCGGCTTTCATGAGCAGGACGATAGATATAAAAATAAAGAAGGAAGTTATTTAAAGCTTTTCTGTAAAGCTTATAAAAGCTAGGGTGGCGATCATCTGTGGATAACTGCCTTAAGGCCATATTCCACGTGGTGTACAGAGAATGACAACACGGGGGAGAAACGGTGCTCTGCCTGTGCTGCGCTGTCGGATAAGCTGTGTGTGGAATGGGGTTTTATCCACAGGCCAGTTACCCACAGACTTTCGACCCCACTTGTACAACGAGCTTAGGTGCGCTTATCCACAGAGCTTATGCACAGACCACTGGTCGGCTTTTTTACGCTTAACGCATTGATTTTGGGTGCCCTGTGAGCAACCTACGTGTGGATAAGTAGGCGACTGACCGCTACAATGGCGGCTGTTTTTGCCTCACCGGCTTTCAACTTAGGGGATATCCGTGTCAGTGGAACTTTGGCAGCAGTGCGTGGAGCTTTTGCGCGAAGAGCTGCCTGCCCAGCAATTCAACACCTGGATCCGTCCGCTACAGGTCGAAGCCGAAGGCGACGAGTTGCGTGTCTACGCGCCGAATCGTTTTGTTCTCGACTGGGTCAATGAGAAGTACCTGAGCCGCGTTCTCGAATTGCTCGATGAGCACGGTAATGGCCTTGCGCCTGTGCTTTCCTTATTAATAGGCAGCAAACGCAGCTCTGCACCGCGTGCTGCGCCGAATGCGCCGTTGGCCGCGAGTGCCTCTCAGGCTCAGGCAGCAGTGGCACCTGTTAATAACTCACCCGCACCGGTCGCCCAGACGCCTTCGAAATCAGCGTCGCAAAAAAACGCACCTATAAATGAAGAGCCGTCGCGCGACAGCTTCGATCCAATGGCCGGTGCCAGCTCTCAGCAAGCGCCGGTCCGCGCAGAACAGCGCACCGTCCAGGTAGAAGGTGCGCTCAAGCACACCAGTTACTTGAACCGTACGTTCACCTTCGAAAACTTCGTCGAAGGTAAATCCAACCAGCTGGCCCGCGCGGCAGCCTGGCAGGTGGCCGATAACCCCAAGCATGGTTACAACCCGCTGTTCCTTTATGGTGGTGTTGGCTTGGGTAAGACGCACTTGATGCATGCTGTGGGTAACCACCTATTAAAGAAGAACCCGAATGCCAAGGTCGTGTACCTGCACTCGGAGCGCTTCGTAGCGGACATGGTCAAGGCGTTGCAGCTCAACGCCATCAACGAGTTCAAGCGTTTCTACCGCTCGGTTGATGCCTTGCTGATCGATGACATTCAATTCTTCGCTCGCAAGGAACGTTCCCAGGAAGAGTTTTTCCACACCTTTAACGCGTTGCTCGAAGGTGGCCAACAGGTCATCTTGACCAGTGACCGTTATCCGAAGGAAATCGAAGGCCTGGAAGAGCGTTTGAAGTCGCGCTTTGGCTGGGGGCTGACCGTTGCGGTAGAGCCGCCGGAGCTGGAAACCCGCGTCGCGATCCTGATGAAAAAGGCCGACCAGGCGAAAGTCGATCTGCCCCACGATGCTGCTTTCTTTATCGCTCAACGCATTCGCTCCAACGTGCGTGAGTTGGAAGGTGCGCTCAAGCGGGTCATTGCTCACTCGCACTTCATGGGTCGCGACATCACCATCGAGTTGATTCGGGAATCCCTGAAAGACCTGCTGGCACTGCAAGACAAGCTGGTGAGTGTGGATAACATTCAGCGCACCGTGGCTGAGTACTACAAGATCAAGATTTCTGACCTGCTTTCCAAGCGCCGCTCGCGCTCGGTGGCACGTCCTCGTCAGGTGGCCATGGCGCTCTCCAAAGAGCTGACCAACCACAGCCTGCCGGAAATCGGTGATGTGTTTGGCGGTCGCGACCACACCACGGTCTTGCACGCGTGCCGCAAGATCAACGAACTTAAGGAATCCGACGCGGATATTCGCGAGGACTACAAGAACCTGCTGCGTACACTGACTACTTGATGACACCAGTGCAGCTTATTAAGGCAAGGGACTAGACCATGCATTTCACCATTCAACGCGAAGCCCTGTTGAAACCCCTGCAACTGGTCGCAGGCGTCGTCGAGCGCCGACAGACCTTGCCGGTGCTCTCCAACGTATTGCTGGTGGTCGAAGGCCAGCAATTGTCCTTGACCGGTACCGACCTGGAAGTCGAGCTGGTTGGCCGTGTTCAACTGGAAGAGCCTGCTGAGCCGGGCGAAATCACTGTGCCAGCACGCAAGCTGATGGACATCTGCAAGAGCCTGCCCAACGACGCGCTGATCGACATCAAGGTTGATGAGCAGAAGCTGGTGGTCAAGGCCGGTCGAAGCCGTTTCACCCTGTCGACGTTGCCTGCCAACGACTTCCCAACGGTGGAAGAGGGCCCGGGCTCGCTGACCTGCAGCCTGGAGCAAAGCAAGCTGCGCCGTTTGATCGAGCGCACCAGCTTCGCCATGGCCCAGCAGGACGTACGTTACTACCTCAACGGCATGTTGCTGGAAGTATCGGAAGGCATTATCCGCGCCGTTGCCACCGATGGTCACCGTCTGGCCATGTGCTCGATGAAGGCCGATATCGGCCAGCCTGACCGTCACCAGGTGATTGTGCCGCGTAAAGGTATTCTTGAGCTTGCGCGTTTGCTCACCGAGCCGGATGGCAATGTCAGCATCGTCCTGGGTCAACACCACATCCGCGCTACCACTGGCGAATTCACCTTCACCTCTAAGCTGGTTGATGGCAAGTTCCCGGACTACGAGCGCGTGCTGCCTAAAGGTGGCGACAAGCTGGTGATTGGTGATCGTCAGGCGCTGCGTGAAGCGTTCAGCCGTACTGCGATTCTGTCGAACGAAAAGTACCGTGGTATTCGCCTGCAACTGGCCAACGGTCAGCTGAAAATTCAGGCCAATAACCCGGAGCAGGAAGAGGCTGAAGAAGAAGTGGGTGTCGACTACAACGGCGGCTCGCTCGAAATCGGCTTTAACGTGAGCTACCTGCTGGACGTGCTGGGTGTAATGACCACCGAACAGGTTCGCCTGATTCTGTCGGACTCCAACAGCAGCGCCCTGGTGCAGGAATCCGACAACGACGACTCGGCTTACGTTGTTATGCCGATGCGCCTGTAATCATGCTCAGCAGAAGCTAGATGTCCCTTAGTCGCGTCTCGGTCACCGCGGTGCGCAATCTGCACCCGGTGACCTTCTCCCCATCACCTCGCATCAATATCCTCCACGGCGCCAATGGCAGTGGCAAAACCAGTGTGCTGGAAGCCATTCACCTGTTGGGCCTCGCACGTTCCTTTCGCAGCGCTCGCCTATTGCCGGTGATTCAGTACGAGCAGTTGGCGTGCACGGTATTTGGCCAAGTCGAATTGGCTGAGGGTGGGTGTAGCAGCCTGGGGATATCTCGTGATCGCCAGGGGGAGTTTCAAATTCGCATCGACGGGCAAAACGCCCGTAGTGCCGCGCAACTGGCCGAAATCCTGCCGTTGCAACTGATCAACCCTGATAGTTTCCGCCTTCTGGAAGGTGCGCCGAAAATCCGCAGACAGTTCCTCGATTGGGGCGTCTTCCATGTGGAGCCGCGGTTCATGGCCACTTGGCAGCGCCTG of Pseudomonas fluorescens contains these proteins:
- the dnaN gene encoding DNA polymerase III subunit beta — protein: MHFTIQREALLKPLQLVAGVVERRQTLPVLSNVLLVVEGQQLSLTGTDLEVELVGRVQLEEPAEPGEITVPARKLMDICKSLPNDALIDIKVDEQKLVVKAGRSRFTLSTLPANDFPTVEEGPGSLTCSLEQSKLRRLIERTSFAMAQQDVRYYLNGMLLEVSEGIIRAVATDGHRLAMCSMKADIGQPDRHQVIVPRKGILELARLLTEPDGNVSIVLGQHHIRATTGEFTFTSKLVDGKFPDYERVLPKGGDKLVIGDRQALREAFSRTAILSNEKYRGIRLQLANGQLKIQANNPEQEEAEEEVGVDYNGGSLEIGFNVSYLLDVLGVMTTEQVRLILSDSNSSALVQESDNDDSAYVVMPMRL
- the yidC gene encoding membrane protein insertase YidC, whose product is MDIKRTILIVALAIVSYVMVLKWNQDYGQAALPTQNVATNQAAPAIPDTPLGNNASASADVPSANADTSTPVETPVVTNKDLIHVKTDVLDLAIDPQGGDIAQLKLPLYPRRQDHPDVPFQLFDNGGERVYLAQSGLTGTDGPDARATGRPVYSTEQKTYQLADGQNQLNVDLKFSHDGVNYIKRFSFTRGLYDLKVTYLIDNESAKPWTGNLFAQLKRDNSADPSSSTATGTATYLGAALWTSSEPYKKVSMKDIDKGALKETVQGGWVAWLQHYFVTAWIPNKGEANLVQTRKDSQGNYIIGFTGPALTVAPGAKAETSATLYAGPKSQAVLKELSPGLELTVDYGILWFIAQPIFWLLQHIHSIVGNWGFSIILLTMLIKGIFFPLSAASYKSMARMRAVAPKLAALKEQHGDDRQKMSQAMMELYKKEKINPLGGCLPILVQMPVFLSLYWVLLESVEMRQAPFMLWITDLSIKDPFFILPIIMGATMFIQQRLNPTPPDPMQAKVMKMMPIIFTFFFLWFPAGLVLYWVVNNCLSISQQWYITRKIEAATKKAAA
- the rpmH gene encoding 50S ribosomal protein L34, which encodes MKRTFQPSTIKRARTHGFRARMATKNGRAVLSRRRAKGRARLAV
- the dnaA gene encoding chromosomal replication initiator protein DnaA, translated to MSVELWQQCVELLREELPAQQFNTWIRPLQVEAEGDELRVYAPNRFVLDWVNEKYLSRVLELLDEHGNGLAPVLSLLIGSKRSSAPRAAPNAPLAASASQAQAAVAPVNNSPAPVAQTPSKSASQKNAPINEEPSRDSFDPMAGASSQQAPVRAEQRTVQVEGALKHTSYLNRTFTFENFVEGKSNQLARAAAWQVADNPKHGYNPLFLYGGVGLGKTHLMHAVGNHLLKKNPNAKVVYLHSERFVADMVKALQLNAINEFKRFYRSVDALLIDDIQFFARKERSQEEFFHTFNALLEGGQQVILTSDRYPKEIEGLEERLKSRFGWGLTVAVEPPELETRVAILMKKADQAKVDLPHDAAFFIAQRIRSNVRELEGALKRVIAHSHFMGRDITIELIRESLKDLLALQDKLVSVDNIQRTVAEYYKIKISDLLSKRRSRSVARPRQVAMALSKELTNHSLPEIGDVFGGRDHTTVLHACRKINELKESDADIREDYKNLLRTLTT
- the yidD gene encoding membrane protein insertion efficiency factor YidD, which translates into the protein MRKLALVPIQFYRYAISPLMADHCRFYPSCSCYALEAIENHGLLRGGWLAFRRLGRCHPWNPGGFDPVPPIPTSRSSSMAE
- the rnpA gene encoding ribonuclease P protein component; translation: MSQDFSREKRLLTPRHFKAVFDSPTGKVPGKNLLLLARNNDLDHPRLGLVIGKKSVKLSVERNRLKRLMRESFRLHQDTLVGWDIVIVARKGLGDVENPELIQHFGKLWKRLARTNKPAPAVSTETVGVDSTNA